The following proteins are co-located in the Synechococcus sp. PROS-U-1 genome:
- a CDS encoding DUF3172 domain-containing protein gives MTGSRYDRGGGRRPRDGRYDRGERDRYDAPPRGGYGRPPGPPPGGGGGQGPFQFSTLTVAVLAGVLVVGIGIGSAVTSTTQGDQGNIASSQQLDMAVPDPEFCRQWGASAFVMDIEMYTTLNPSSSFVTQPTLQPGCVIRRENWSVLRKEGAITSEQERECKQRMNTFAYIGSVRDKPVVRCVYQTDISQNKFLTRGVADDSVGLTPEADQF, from the coding sequence GTGACCGGCTCGCGCTACGACCGCGGCGGCGGCCGCCGACCTCGGGATGGCCGCTATGACCGCGGTGAGCGTGATCGTTACGACGCTCCGCCCCGTGGCGGATACGGCCGTCCTCCCGGCCCACCGCCAGGCGGTGGAGGAGGCCAAGGCCCCTTTCAATTCAGCACCCTCACCGTTGCCGTCTTGGCGGGCGTTCTTGTGGTGGGGATCGGCATTGGAAGCGCTGTCACCAGCACCACCCAGGGCGATCAGGGCAACATCGCCAGTTCCCAGCAACTGGACATGGCCGTTCCCGACCCGGAATTCTGCCGGCAATGGGGGGCGAGCGCCTTCGTCATGGACATCGAGATGTACACCACGCTCAACCCCTCCAGCAGCTTTGTAACCCAGCCAACGCTGCAACCGGGCTGCGTGATCCGTCGGGAAAACTGGTCGGTGCTGCGCAAGGAAGGGGCGATCACCTCCGAACAGGAGCGGGAATGCAAACAACGGATGAACACCTTTGCCTACATCGGCTCCGTTCGGGACAAACCCGTCGTTCGCTGCGTGTACCAAACCGATATCAGCCAGAACAAATTCCTGACCCGCGGCGTGGCTGACGACTCGGTCGGCTTGACGCCAGAGGCCGATCAGTTCTGA
- a CDS encoding NnrU family protein yields MASTHHSSIVMLLLLILFAVIHSGGAALRTRAEAVIGARAWRLIFAAASIPSAVVVIGWFLAHRYDGVRLWNLQGVPGVIPLVWIGTAISFLFLYPATYNLLEIPAVLKPQVRLYATGIIRISRHPQAIGQILWCLTHALWIGSSFMLLTCVGLIGHHLFAVWHGDRRLKVRFGEAFDELKASTSIVPFAAVLDGRQQLQWQEFIRPAQLGIAIAVGVFWWAHRFIPTAAGLMRNSALENLLG; encoded by the coding sequence ATGGCCTCGACTCACCACAGCAGCATCGTGATGCTGCTGCTGCTGATCCTGTTTGCGGTGATTCACAGCGGTGGGGCAGCCCTGCGCACCCGCGCTGAGGCCGTGATCGGAGCACGGGCTTGGCGGCTGATCTTCGCGGCAGCCAGCATTCCCTCGGCCGTGGTAGTGATCGGATGGTTTCTGGCCCATCGCTACGACGGGGTGCGGCTTTGGAATCTGCAGGGCGTCCCGGGCGTGATTCCGCTCGTGTGGATTGGAACAGCCATCAGCTTTCTGTTCCTCTATCCAGCCACTTACAACCTGCTGGAAATCCCGGCAGTGCTGAAACCACAAGTGCGTCTTTACGCCACAGGGATCATCCGCATCAGCCGGCATCCTCAGGCCATCGGACAAATTCTGTGGTGCCTCACCCACGCCCTCTGGATCGGCAGCAGCTTCATGCTCCTGACCTGCGTGGGATTGATCGGCCATCACCTCTTCGCCGTCTGGCATGGCGATCGGCGTTTGAAGGTTCGCTTTGGCGAGGCCTTTGACGAGCTCAAGGCCAGCACCTCCATCGTGCCCTTCGCCGCAGTTCTGGATGGACGGCAGCAGCTGCAGTGGCAGGAATTCATCCGGCCCGCGCAACTCGGCATCGCCATCGCCGTCGGCGTCTTCTGGTGGGCGCATCGCTTCATTCCGACTGCTGCAGGGTTGATGCGCAATTCAGCACTCGAGAACCTGCTGGGCTGA
- the pds gene encoding 15-cis-phytoene desaturase — protein sequence MRVAIAGAGLAGLSCAKYLADAGHTPIVVEARDVLGGKVAAWKDEDGDWYETGLHIFFGAYPNMLQLFKELNIEDRLQWKSHSMIFNQQDEPGTYSRFDFPDLPAPVNGVAAILGNNDMLSWPEKISFGLGLVPAMLRGQGYVEECDKYSWTEWLRVHNIPERVNDEVFLAMSKALNFIDPDEISATVVLTALNRFLQEKNGSKMAFLDGAPPERLCQPVVEHIESLGGEVHLDSPLREIKLNDDGSVAAFHIGGVKGKESFDLTADAYVSALPVDPFKLLLPEPWKQMEVFSKLDGLRGVPVINLHLWFDRKLTDIDHLLFSRSPLLSVYADMSITCREYEDPDKSMLELVFAPAKDWIGRPDEEIIEATMGELTKLFPMHFGGDSPATLRKYKVVKTPLSVYKTTPGCQQLRPDQTTPIKNFFLAGDYTMQRYLASMEGAVLSGKLCAGAVDRKTGQLASSTSSSEPVTA from the coding sequence ATGCGCGTCGCTATTGCCGGAGCTGGTCTTGCAGGACTCTCCTGTGCCAAATATCTGGCGGATGCCGGCCACACGCCGATCGTTGTCGAAGCCAGGGATGTTCTCGGCGGCAAGGTCGCAGCCTGGAAAGACGAGGACGGCGACTGGTACGAGACCGGCCTCCACATCTTTTTTGGTGCTTACCCGAACATGTTGCAGCTGTTCAAAGAGCTGAACATCGAAGACCGGCTGCAGTGGAAGAGCCATTCGATGATCTTCAATCAGCAGGATGAACCAGGCACCTACAGCCGCTTTGATTTTCCTGATCTGCCAGCACCTGTGAATGGAGTGGCCGCGATCCTGGGAAATAACGACATGCTGAGCTGGCCTGAGAAAATCAGCTTCGGCCTGGGCCTTGTGCCTGCGATGCTCCGGGGTCAGGGATATGTCGAAGAGTGCGACAAATATTCCTGGACCGAGTGGCTGCGGGTCCACAACATTCCCGAACGGGTGAACGATGAAGTGTTCTTAGCGATGAGCAAGGCGCTGAATTTCATCGATCCCGATGAAATCTCTGCCACGGTTGTGCTTACAGCGCTCAATCGTTTCCTGCAGGAGAAGAACGGTTCCAAGATGGCTTTCCTCGATGGGGCGCCCCCGGAGCGGCTTTGCCAGCCGGTGGTCGAGCACATCGAATCACTTGGAGGTGAAGTGCACCTCGACAGCCCCCTGCGCGAGATCAAGCTCAATGACGATGGTTCGGTGGCGGCCTTCCATATCGGAGGTGTGAAGGGCAAGGAGAGCTTTGATCTCACGGCCGATGCTTATGTCAGTGCCTTGCCGGTGGATCCCTTCAAGCTGCTGCTGCCTGAGCCCTGGAAGCAGATGGAGGTCTTCAGCAAGCTGGATGGACTCCGCGGTGTGCCCGTGATCAACCTGCACCTCTGGTTCGATCGCAAGCTCACCGATATTGACCACCTCTTGTTCAGCCGGTCGCCCCTGCTCAGCGTCTACGCCGATATGAGCATCACGTGCAGGGAGTACGAAGACCCCGACAAGTCGATGCTCGAGTTGGTGTTCGCGCCAGCCAAGGACTGGATCGGTCGTCCCGATGAAGAGATCATCGAGGCCACCATGGGCGAGCTCACGAAGCTGTTCCCGATGCATTTTGGTGGTGATAGCCCCGCCACCCTGCGTAAATACAAGGTCGTGAAGACACCCTTGTCCGTCTACAAAACGACCCCCGGTTGTCAGCAGTTGCGTCCAGATCAGACCACCCCAATCAAGAACTTCTTCCTGGCAGGGGACTACACGATGCAGCGCTATCTCGCTTCGATGGAAGGTGCTGTCCTCAGTGGCAAGCTCTGCGCCGGTGCAGTGGACCGCAAGACAGGTCAGCTGGCATCATCGACCTCTTCCAGTGAGCCCGTGACGGCCTGA
- a CDS encoding LysR family transcriptional regulator, translated as MADLPFTLDQLRILRAIVSEGSFKKAADSLYVTQPAVSLQIQNLEKQLEVSLFDRGGRKAQLTEAGHLLLSYCDRILSQCHEACRALDDLHNLKGGSLIVGASQTTGTYLMPRMIGLFRQKYPEVSVQLQVHSTRRTGWSVANGQIDLAIIGGELPAELNELLQVVPYASDELALVLPVKHPLARLAELTKEDLYRLGFVCLDAQSTTRKMVDQLLARSGLDVQRLRIDMELNSLEAIKNAVQAGLGAAFVPVVSIERELSAGTIHRPQVADLQVRRQLKLITHPARYCSRASVAFRNDVLPVFASADSPIRQAPKAVPEAMAEQLLQN; from the coding sequence GTGGCTGATCTGCCGTTCACCCTCGACCAGCTGCGGATTCTTCGCGCGATTGTGAGTGAGGGCAGCTTCAAGAAAGCCGCCGACAGCCTTTACGTCACCCAGCCCGCCGTCAGCCTTCAGATCCAGAACTTGGAGAAGCAACTGGAGGTGTCGCTGTTCGATCGCGGCGGGCGGAAGGCTCAGCTCACCGAAGCAGGCCATCTGCTGCTGAGTTATTGCGACAGGATCCTCAGCCAATGCCATGAAGCCTGCCGGGCTCTGGATGATCTCCACAACCTCAAAGGTGGCTCCCTGATTGTCGGTGCGAGTCAGACCACCGGCACTTACTTGATGCCCCGGATGATCGGCTTGTTCCGCCAGAAGTATCCGGAGGTGTCGGTGCAGCTCCAGGTCCACAGCACCCGACGCACGGGCTGGAGTGTGGCCAATGGCCAAATCGACCTGGCCATCATCGGCGGTGAATTGCCGGCGGAACTCAATGAGCTGCTGCAGGTGGTTCCCTATGCCAGTGACGAGTTGGCGCTGGTGTTGCCGGTGAAGCACCCGTTGGCTCGACTGGCTGAACTCACTAAGGAAGACCTGTATCGCCTGGGCTTTGTCTGCCTCGATGCGCAATCGACCACCCGGAAGATGGTCGACCAGCTTCTGGCCCGTTCCGGCCTGGATGTGCAACGCCTGCGCATTGACATGGAGCTGAATTCGCTGGAAGCGATTAAAAACGCAGTTCAGGCGGGTCTCGGTGCCGCCTTTGTTCCCGTGGTGTCGATTGAGCGGGAGTTATCTGCGGGAACGATTCACCGCCCTCAGGTGGCCGATCTGCAGGTGCGCCGTCAGCTCAAGCTGATCACCCATCCAGCCCGCTACTGCTCGCGCGCCTCAGTGGCGTTTCGCAATGACGTCTTGCCGGTTTTTGCCAGTGCCGATAGCCCCATTCGCCAGGCACCGAAAGCAGTGCCTGAGGCGATGGCGGAGCAATTGCTTCAGAACTGA
- a CDS encoding NAD(P)H-quinone oxidoreductase subunit 5 yields MPSAEELAWLIPVLPLFGAVLTGLGLISFNRTINRLRKPVALLLISCVGAAAVLSYSILFNQLSGAPPVEHLFVWASAGSFILPMGYVVDPLGAVMLALVTTIALLVLVYSHGYMAHDKGYVRFFTYLALFSSSMLGLIISPNLLEIYVFWELVGMCSYLLVGFWYDRDGAAHAAQKAFVVNRVGDFGLLLGILGLFWATGSFDFQGIADGLQNGLATGTVAPWAALLLCLLVFMGPMAKSAQFPLHVWLPDAMEGPTPISALIHAATMVAAGVFLVARLDPLYAQFPVVQTVIAVVGTITCFLGASIALTQMDLKKGLAYSTVSQLGYMMLAMGCGAPVAGIFHLVTHAFFKAMLFLGSGSVIHAMEEVVGHEPVLAQDMRLMGGLRKKMPVTSITFFIGCIAISGIPPLAGFWSKDEILGQAFNSYPLLWVVGFLTAGMTAFYMFRLYFLTFEGEFRGNDTAMQTQLLTAAGKDPSEHHPHGGSVHESAWPMAAPLAVLAVPSVLIGLLGTPWNSRFAGLLNPEEALEMAEQFSWGDFLPLAGASVAISVTGITIAVLAYALHRIDLGEMVAARFPTVNAFLANKWYLDVVNEKLFVRGSRKLAREVLEVDAKVVDGVVNLTGLLTLGSGEGLKYLETGRAQFYALIVFAGVIGLVVLFGVIGGPIS; encoded by the coding sequence ATGCCCTCGGCCGAGGAACTCGCCTGGCTCATTCCAGTTCTGCCCCTGTTCGGAGCCGTGCTGACCGGGTTGGGGTTGATCAGTTTCAACCGAACCATCAACCGATTGCGCAAACCTGTTGCGCTGCTGTTGATTTCCTGTGTCGGGGCAGCTGCGGTACTGAGCTACAGCATCCTGTTCAACCAACTCAGCGGCGCCCCACCGGTCGAGCATCTGTTCGTCTGGGCCAGTGCTGGCAGCTTCATTCTGCCGATGGGTTATGTGGTGGATCCACTTGGGGCAGTGATGCTCGCACTGGTCACCACCATCGCCTTGCTGGTGCTCGTGTATTCCCATGGCTACATGGCCCATGACAAGGGCTATGTGCGCTTCTTCACCTACCTCGCTCTATTCAGCAGCTCGATGTTGGGGCTGATCATCAGTCCCAATCTCCTTGAGATCTACGTCTTCTGGGAGCTGGTTGGCATGTGCTCCTACCTACTGGTGGGTTTCTGGTACGACCGCGATGGTGCCGCCCATGCCGCCCAGAAAGCCTTTGTGGTGAACCGGGTCGGTGACTTCGGCCTGCTGCTGGGCATCCTTGGTCTCTTCTGGGCCACCGGCAGTTTCGATTTTCAGGGGATCGCCGATGGTCTGCAGAACGGCCTGGCCACCGGAACCGTGGCTCCATGGGCAGCGCTGCTGCTCTGCCTGCTGGTGTTCATGGGTCCCATGGCCAAGTCGGCCCAGTTCCCTCTTCACGTCTGGCTGCCGGATGCCATGGAAGGGCCGACACCCATTTCAGCCCTGATTCACGCCGCAACGATGGTGGCAGCAGGGGTGTTCCTGGTGGCACGCCTTGATCCCCTGTATGCCCAGTTCCCGGTCGTTCAGACCGTGATCGCCGTTGTCGGCACGATCACCTGCTTCCTTGGGGCCTCCATCGCCCTCACCCAGATGGATCTCAAAAAGGGGCTGGCCTACAGCACTGTCTCCCAGCTCGGCTACATGATGCTGGCCATGGGTTGTGGCGCCCCGGTCGCCGGCATCTTTCACCTGGTGACGCATGCCTTCTTCAAAGCCATGCTGTTCCTGGGCTCCGGCTCCGTCATCCACGCCATGGAAGAGGTCGTGGGTCACGAGCCGGTGCTCGCCCAAGACATGCGTCTGATGGGCGGCCTACGCAAAAAGATGCCCGTCACCTCAATCACCTTCTTCATCGGCTGCATTGCCATCAGTGGCATTCCGCCCTTAGCGGGCTTCTGGAGCAAAGACGAAATTCTTGGTCAGGCCTTCAACAGTTACCCCCTGCTCTGGGTGGTGGGCTTCCTGACGGCGGGCATGACGGCCTTTTACATGTTCCGCCTTTACTTCCTCACCTTCGAAGGTGAATTCCGCGGCAACGACACCGCCATGCAGACCCAACTTCTCACCGCAGCCGGCAAGGATCCTTCGGAGCACCACCCCCATGGCGGCAGCGTGCACGAGTCCGCCTGGCCCATGGCGGCACCCTTGGCGGTGCTGGCAGTGCCGTCGGTGCTAATTGGTCTTCTTGGAACGCCCTGGAACAGCCGCTTCGCAGGACTGCTGAACCCTGAGGAAGCTCTCGAGATGGCAGAACAGTTCAGCTGGGGGGACTTCCTCCCACTGGCGGGCGCATCGGTGGCCATCTCTGTCACGGGCATCACCATCGCTGTTCTGGCCTATGCACTGCACCGGATCGATCTGGGGGAGATGGTCGCCGCCCGCTTCCCAACGGTGAATGCCTTCCTTGCCAACAAGTGGTATCTCGATGTGGTCAACGAGAAGTTGTTTGTGCGAGGCAGCCGCAAACTGGCGCGGGAGGTTCTCGAAGTGGACGCGAAAGTGGTTGATGGTGTTGTCAACCTCACCGGACTGCTCACCCTCGGAAGCGGTGAGGGACTGAAGTATCTCGAGACCGGACGCGCGCAGTTCTATGCCCTGATCGTGTTCGCTGGCGTGATCGGTCTGGTGGTGTTGTTCGGTGTGATTGGCGGACCGATCTCTTAA
- a CDS encoding lipopolysaccharide assembly protein LapA domain-containing protein — translation MRQINFGLIFSFGLITVFFTLANTNATTVHVLPGMEYTLPLAGLLLLVAGFGAVAAWFFAAWTGMLNNVEQFSKANEYEAQQVRIQELETDLNRYRSTVETQLGLLPATTVSASSAEGDDSDDSEATDSSSAA, via the coding sequence ATGCGCCAGATCAACTTCGGCCTGATCTTCAGCTTCGGACTGATCACCGTGTTCTTCACGCTGGCGAACACCAACGCCACCACCGTGCATGTGTTGCCAGGCATGGAATACACCCTGCCCCTTGCAGGTTTGTTGCTTCTTGTGGCTGGATTCGGTGCAGTAGCAGCCTGGTTTTTTGCCGCCTGGACGGGGATGCTCAACAACGTTGAACAGTTCAGCAAGGCGAACGAATACGAAGCACAGCAAGTGCGCATCCAGGAACTGGAAACCGACCTCAACCGGTATCGCTCCACCGTTGAAACCCAGTTGGGTCTGCTTCCCGCCACCACCGTCAGCGCGAGCAGTGCAGAGGGCGACGATAGCGACGATTCAGAGGCCACCGATAGCAGCAGTGCAGCCTGA
- a CDS encoding NAD(P)H-quinone oxidoreductase subunit M: MADTLLKCTTRHVRLFTAALQEEDLVPSDDQLTLDLDPDNEFLWDDASLAKVQGRFKELVDGAAGGELSDYTLRRIGTDLEGFIRQLLQAGELSYNPDGRVQNFSMGLPRTPELL, encoded by the coding sequence TTGGCTGACACCCTTCTCAAGTGCACCACCCGCCACGTGCGCCTGTTCACAGCAGCCCTCCAGGAGGAGGATCTCGTCCCTTCGGACGACCAGCTCACCTTGGATCTGGATCCCGACAACGAATTCCTGTGGGACGACGCCAGCCTCGCCAAGGTGCAAGGACGCTTCAAGGAGCTGGTGGATGGCGCTGCCGGCGGTGAGCTGAGTGACTACACCCTGCGCCGGATCGGCACCGACCTTGAGGGATTCATCCGACAGCTGCTCCAGGCCGGAGAACTCAGCTACAACCCGGATGGCCGTGTGCAGAACTTCTCCATGGGCCTGCCCCGCACCCCTGAACTGTTGTGA
- a CDS encoding CCA tRNA nucleotidyltransferase: MAQGSGDALLDQLRARLAPAEWPLPLERLPKGTALVGGAVRDGLLDRLQDQPDLDLVVPTDAIALTRSLAQDLRGTCVVLDAERSIARLVVGGWTVDIARQDGADIEDDLWRRDFRLNAIAVSLQPWGQLWDPTGGLTDIQKGSLTAVSEANLTDDPLRLLRGLRLVAEIPLMISSQTMGWIERHAARLPEAAPERILTELQRLVRGEHADAAIATLKNVPLLRPWAAEGQPPAPADTEGLSKEEAAVALPLARLTALISDDGMVQLRASRALRQRCERLRFWQLRTGQTPESLQEHERMRLHDELGQDLPAIALQLPMAEKGIWLRRWRDADDPLFHPRAPIDGNSILKTLEIEPGPLLGRLLHHLKLEHAFGRLKTPSEAVEEAKRFLTRESDAL, translated from the coding sequence ATGGCCCAAGGTTCTGGCGACGCACTGCTTGACCAGCTTCGAGCGCGACTGGCACCAGCCGAGTGGCCGCTTCCCCTGGAACGGCTCCCCAAAGGGACGGCGCTGGTTGGCGGAGCGGTGCGGGATGGATTGCTCGACCGGCTCCAGGATCAACCCGATCTTGACCTCGTGGTCCCGACGGATGCCATCGCCCTGACCCGATCCTTGGCCCAGGACCTGCGTGGCACGTGTGTGGTGCTGGATGCGGAGCGGAGCATTGCCCGGCTGGTGGTTGGTGGCTGGACAGTCGACATCGCCCGACAGGACGGTGCCGATATCGAAGATGACCTCTGGCGCCGCGACTTCCGACTGAATGCCATCGCTGTTTCTCTCCAACCCTGGGGGCAGCTGTGGGACCCCACTGGTGGTCTGACGGACATCCAGAAGGGGTCCCTGACAGCTGTCTCGGAAGCCAACCTCACCGACGATCCCTTGCGGCTGCTGCGGGGCTTGCGGCTGGTGGCGGAGATCCCGCTCATGATCTCCAGCCAGACGATGGGCTGGATTGAACGTCATGCCGCACGGTTGCCGGAGGCAGCACCGGAGCGCATCTTGACGGAACTGCAGCGGTTGGTGCGGGGCGAACACGCCGATGCAGCGATCGCAACCCTGAAGAACGTGCCGTTGCTGCGCCCCTGGGCCGCCGAGGGGCAACCACCAGCGCCAGCAGACACCGAAGGACTGAGCAAGGAGGAAGCCGCCGTCGCTCTGCCCTTGGCGCGGCTGACAGCCCTGATCAGTGATGACGGGATGGTTCAACTTCGAGCGAGTCGCGCCCTACGCCAGCGCTGCGAACGCCTGCGGTTCTGGCAGCTGCGTACCGGCCAAACACCTGAGTCGCTGCAAGAGCACGAACGGATGCGGTTGCATGACGAGCTGGGACAGGATCTCCCCGCCATAGCGCTTCAATTGCCGATGGCTGAGAAAGGGATCTGGCTGCGTCGGTGGCGCGACGCTGATGACCCCCTGTTCCACCCCAGAGCACCCATCGATGGCAACAGCATCCTCAAGACCCTAGAGATCGAACCCGGGCCCCTTCTCGGACGACTGCTGCATCATCTAAAGCTTGAACATGCCTTCGGGCGACTCAAGACCCCATCAGAGGCTGTTGAGGAAGCCAAACGTTTCTTGACACGTGAAAGCGACGCTCTGTGA
- a CDS encoding phytoene synthase: MPLASPDLDAAFEACRRETAEWAKTFYIGTLLLPPEKRRAIWAIYVWCRRTDELMDSPEAQARPVEELAERLDRWEEKTRALFAGRVEDDLDAVMVDTLERFPQGIQPYLDMIEGQRMDLTWTRYPRFEDLKLYCYRVAGTVGLMTQGVMGVDQAYTSAPWSDCPDTSDAAVALGIANQLTNILRDVGEDRGRGRIYLPQEDLERFGYSEDELMAGTLNNSWRALMRFQLERARDWFARSEAGVRWLSADARWPVWTSLRLYRGILDEIERVDYDVFNHRAYVAKVNKLLDLPRSFLLAQAR; this comes from the coding sequence ATGCCCCTCGCCTCCCCGGATCTCGACGCAGCCTTCGAGGCCTGCCGTCGCGAGACCGCTGAGTGGGCCAAGACGTTCTATATCGGTACGTTGCTTTTGCCCCCAGAGAAGCGGCGTGCCATCTGGGCGATTTATGTCTGGTGCCGTCGTACAGATGAGTTGATGGATAGCCCGGAGGCCCAGGCGCGTCCGGTAGAGGAGCTGGCTGAGCGGCTCGACCGCTGGGAGGAAAAGACCCGTGCCTTGTTCGCTGGACGGGTGGAGGACGACCTGGATGCGGTGATGGTCGACACCCTGGAGCGGTTCCCTCAGGGCATCCAGCCTTATCTCGACATGATTGAAGGCCAGCGGATGGACCTCACCTGGACCCGCTACCCCCGCTTTGAGGACCTCAAGCTCTACTGCTATCGCGTTGCGGGGACCGTTGGCTTGATGACCCAGGGGGTCATGGGTGTGGATCAGGCTTACACCTCAGCCCCCTGGAGTGACTGTCCAGACACATCTGATGCGGCCGTTGCCCTCGGAATTGCCAATCAGCTCACCAACATCCTTCGGGATGTTGGTGAAGATCGTGGACGCGGCCGCATCTATTTGCCCCAGGAAGATCTTGAGCGCTTCGGCTATTCAGAGGATGAGCTGATGGCGGGAACCCTCAATAATTCCTGGCGGGCATTGATGCGATTCCAGTTGGAGCGGGCTCGTGATTGGTTCGCGCGTTCTGAAGCCGGGGTCCGCTGGCTGTCTGCCGATGCGCGCTGGCCGGTGTGGACATCGTTGCGGCTCTATCGGGGCATCCTGGATGAAATTGAACGGGTCGACTACGACGTGTTCAATCACCGTGCCTACGTGGCCAAGGTCAACAAGCTGCTGGATCTGCCGCGGTCCTTCCTCCTGGCCCAGGCACGCTGA
- a CDS encoding NAD(P)H-quinone oxidoreductase subunit 4, which translates to MFEFAVAGLGEPVQATVPWLSLSILVPIVGALLVPLVPDEGDGKKVRWYALIVTLITFLITVAAYLTGYDPSLSGLQLSERVSWLPDLGLTWAVGADGLSMPLILLTSFITTLACLAAWPVSFKPRLFYFLLLAMDGGQIAVFAVQDMLLFFLAWELELIPVYLLLAIWGGKKRQYAATKFILYTAGSSLFILLAALAMGFFGGGAPSFEYTALAAKDFGTGFQLLCYAGLLIAFGVKLPIVPLHTWLPDAHGEATAPVHMLLAGILLKMGGYALLRFNCELLPAAHSQFAPLLIVLGVVNIIYAALTSFAQRNLKRKIAYSSISHMGFVLIGVGSFSALGTSGAMLQMISHGLIGASLFFLVGATYDRTHTLQLDEMGGIGQKMRIMFALWTVCALASLALPGMSGFVSELMVFAGFATDEAYTLPFRVVICGLAAVGVILTPIYLLSMLREIFFGKEKEELVSHTNLVDAEPREVYIIGCLLVPIIGIGLYPKLMTDSYRSSIEALVNRNLGAMEQVMSPTAPLIRGQAPVPAVIQAPAVGAS; encoded by the coding sequence GTGTTCGAATTCGCAGTCGCCGGACTTGGCGAGCCGGTGCAGGCCACGGTGCCATGGCTGAGCCTATCGATCCTGGTGCCGATCGTGGGTGCTCTTCTGGTTCCCCTCGTTCCCGACGAAGGGGACGGGAAGAAGGTGCGCTGGTATGCCCTGATCGTGACGTTGATCACCTTTCTGATCACCGTTGCGGCCTACCTGACCGGCTATGACCCCAGCCTGAGTGGCCTGCAGCTGTCCGAACGGGTGAGCTGGCTTCCCGATCTGGGGCTCACCTGGGCGGTGGGAGCGGATGGGCTTTCGATGCCGCTGATTCTGCTCACCAGCTTCATCACAACCCTGGCGTGCCTAGCTGCGTGGCCGGTGAGTTTCAAGCCGCGCTTGTTTTATTTCCTGCTCCTGGCCATGGATGGCGGCCAGATCGCCGTCTTCGCGGTGCAAGACATGCTGCTGTTCTTCCTGGCCTGGGAGTTGGAACTGATCCCGGTGTATCTGCTGTTGGCTATCTGGGGAGGAAAGAAACGCCAGTACGCAGCGACCAAATTCATTCTCTACACAGCTGGCAGCTCTCTCTTCATCCTCTTGGCTGCCCTGGCCATGGGCTTTTTCGGAGGAGGCGCCCCCAGTTTTGAATACACCGCTCTTGCAGCCAAAGACTTCGGCACGGGCTTTCAACTGCTCTGCTACGCCGGGCTCTTGATCGCCTTTGGTGTGAAACTGCCAATCGTGCCCCTGCACACCTGGCTGCCGGACGCCCATGGCGAAGCCACAGCACCGGTGCACATGCTCTTGGCCGGCATCCTGCTGAAGATGGGGGGCTATGCCCTGCTGCGCTTCAACTGTGAACTGCTGCCAGCGGCTCACTCCCAGTTCGCACCGCTCCTGATTGTTCTGGGGGTCGTGAACATCATCTATGCCGCCCTTACATCCTTTGCCCAGCGCAACCTGAAGCGGAAGATCGCCTACAGCTCGATCAGCCACATGGGTTTTGTGCTGATCGGTGTGGGCAGTTTCAGCGCACTCGGCACCAGTGGCGCCATGCTGCAGATGATCAGCCACGGCTTGATCGGGGCCAGTCTGTTCTTCCTCGTGGGTGCCACCTACGACCGCACCCACACCCTTCAGCTGGATGAGATGGGGGGCATTGGCCAGAAGATGCGGATCATGTTCGCGCTCTGGACCGTGTGTGCCCTGGCCTCCCTAGCCCTTCCGGGCATGAGCGGATTCGTCAGTGAATTGATGGTGTTTGCCGGATTCGCCACGGATGAGGCCTACACCCTTCCTTTCCGGGTGGTGATCTGCGGTCTGGCCGCTGTTGGCGTGATTCTCACGCCGATCTATCTGCTCTCGATGCTGCGGGAGATCTTCTTCGGCAAGGAAAAGGAGGAGCTGGTGTCCCACACCAACCTTGTGGATGCGGAACCGCGGGAGGTTTACATCATTGGTTGCCTGCTGGTGCCGATCATCGGGATCGGGCTCTACCCCAAGTTGATGACCGACAGCTACCGCAGCTCGATTGAAGCCCTTGTAAATCGAAACCTGGGCGCCATGGAGCAGGTCATGTCTCCAACGGCCCCCTTGATTCGAGGCCAGGCCCCGGTTCCTGCCGTGATCCAGGCCCCAGCCGTGGGCGCGTCATAA
- a CDS encoding RNA-binding protein, with translation MSIRLYIGNLPQTFEEQELVALLKSVGEGIRFKSVLDRETGSCRGFGFANVDDPKLADAVIEQLNGKEFGGSSLRIERSERRDNNAGGNRRGAPNAAGQPQVARKAVNKVVHSDEKSEGAPDPRWAGELSKLKDLLADQKTAV, from the coding sequence ATGAGCATCCGCCTGTACATCGGCAACCTGCCGCAGACCTTTGAAGAACAGGAGCTGGTGGCTCTGCTCAAGTCAGTGGGAGAGGGGATTCGGTTCAAGTCGGTTCTCGACCGCGAAACCGGCAGCTGCCGGGGATTCGGCTTTGCCAATGTCGACGACCCCAAGCTCGCCGATGCAGTGATCGAACAGCTGAACGGGAAGGAGTTCGGTGGCAGCTCCCTGCGGATCGAGCGTTCCGAACGACGGGACAACAACGCTGGTGGCAACCGTCGTGGGGCCCCCAACGCAGCAGGCCAGCCTCAGGTGGCCCGCAAAGCGGTCAACAAGGTGGTTCACAGTGACGAGAAGAGCGAAGGTGCTCCTGATCCCCGCTGGGCCGGTGAGCTGTCCAAGCTCAAGGATCTGCTTGCCGACCAGAAGACTGCGGTCTGA